A section of the Rossellomorea marisflavi genome encodes:
- a CDS encoding YlqD family protein → MDIIHKVTVKQILTETSKGRLVTRYQEQAAQLAKECDQLRFEMKKIERAKKYPSEKLRQHFDKELDERAEKIKLLEFQLDQLDLLPLGSELKEKEVQGISRVQVGDNWNDEIQRTIIIEDGIIKEIR, encoded by the coding sequence TTGGATATCATACATAAGGTGACGGTTAAACAAATCCTGACTGAAACAAGCAAGGGGCGTCTTGTGACGCGCTATCAAGAACAGGCAGCGCAACTAGCGAAAGAATGCGATCAGCTGAGGTTCGAGATGAAAAAGATCGAACGGGCAAAGAAGTATCCGTCAGAAAAGCTCAGGCAGCATTTCGATAAAGAGTTGGATGAGCGAGCCGAGAAGATCAAGCTGCTTGAATTCCAGCTCGATCAGCTGGACCTCCTGCCCCTCGGGAGTGAACTGAAAGAGAAGGAAGTTCAGGGTATATCGAGGGTGCAGGTGGGTGACAATTGGAATGACGAGATTCAAAGGACGATCATCATTGAAGATGGGATTATCAAAGAAATACGCTGA
- the rimM gene encoding ribosome maturation factor RimM (Essential for efficient processing of 16S rRNA) produces the protein MEKWFNVGKIVNTHGIKGELKVLSMTDFPEERYQKGNELTLFIEGKEPKSLTIASYRKHKNFDLLMFEGYSDINEVEGFKQGILKVDESQLQDLDEGEFYFHEIIGCVVRTTSGEELGVVKEILSPGANDVWVVKAPRGKEHLIPYIEDIVKKVDIAQKEIIIEPMEGLLS, from the coding sequence ATGGAAAAATGGTTCAATGTCGGCAAGATTGTAAATACTCACGGGATAAAAGGGGAGCTTAAAGTCCTCTCCATGACCGATTTTCCTGAAGAGCGGTACCAAAAGGGAAATGAACTGACCCTCTTCATCGAAGGAAAGGAACCGAAATCACTGACGATCGCTTCTTACCGTAAACACAAGAATTTCGACTTGTTGATGTTTGAAGGCTACAGCGATATCAATGAAGTGGAAGGGTTCAAGCAAGGGATCTTGAAAGTCGATGAAAGTCAGCTTCAAGACCTTGATGAAGGAGAGTTCTATTTCCATGAAATCATTGGCTGTGTGGTCAGGACGACGTCTGGCGAAGAGCTCGGTGTCGTAAAGGAAATCCTCAGCCCGGGTGCAAACGATGTTTGGGTGGTCAAAGCCCCCCGGGGGAAAGAGCATCTCATCCCTTATATCGAGGATATCGTAAAAAAGGTCGATATTGCTCAAAAGGAGATCATCATTGAACCGATGGAAGGGCTTCTGTCATGA
- the trmD gene encoding tRNA (guanosine(37)-N1)-methyltransferase TrmD, giving the protein MKIDVLSLFPAMFEGVFGESILKKAAEKEAVNYQVVNFREFSDNKHKQVDDYPYGGGAGMVLKPQPVFDAVDSLKGDAKPRVILMCPQGERYTQAKAEELAKEEHLIFICGHYEGYDERIREHVVTDEISIGDYVLTGGELGAMVVIDSVVRLIPGVLGNEDSPVLDSFSSGLLEHPHYTRPSDFRGMEVPQPLLSGNHKLIEEWREKESFRRTLERRPDLLENYPLTEKQAALVEELKKSK; this is encoded by the coding sequence ATGAAGATCGATGTATTGTCCCTTTTCCCTGCCATGTTCGAAGGGGTATTCGGAGAATCAATTCTGAAGAAAGCAGCTGAAAAGGAAGCTGTGAACTATCAGGTCGTCAATTTCCGGGAATTCTCGGACAACAAGCATAAGCAGGTAGATGATTATCCATACGGTGGTGGAGCAGGAATGGTCCTCAAGCCGCAGCCTGTCTTCGATGCCGTTGATTCCCTGAAGGGGGATGCTAAACCTCGTGTGATCCTCATGTGCCCTCAGGGTGAGCGATATACCCAGGCTAAGGCCGAGGAGCTTGCAAAGGAAGAGCATCTCATCTTCATCTGCGGCCACTATGAAGGGTACGATGAACGCATCAGGGAGCATGTGGTGACGGATGAGATATCCATCGGCGATTATGTCCTGACCGGGGGCGAATTGGGGGCCATGGTGGTCATCGATTCTGTGGTGAGGCTGATCCCGGGGGTACTCGGGAATGAAGATTCACCTGTCCTTGATTCCTTCTCTTCGGGTCTACTCGAGCATCCGCATTATACGAGACCCTCTGACTTCAGGGGGATGGAAGTCCCGCAGCCGCTGTTATCCGGCAATCATAAGCTGATTGAAGAATGGCGGGAGAAGGAAAGCTTCCGAAGGACCCTTGAGAGGCGTCCGGATCTACTTGAAAACTATCCTCTGACTGAAAAGCAGGCAGCCTTGGTGGAAGAGTTGAAAAAGTCGAAGTGA
- the rplS gene encoding 50S ribosomal protein L19: MHKLIEDITKEQLRSDLPSFRPGDTVRVHVNIVEGTRERVQVYEGVVIKRRGGGISETFTVRKISYGVGVERTFPVHTPKIAKLEVIRRGKVRRAKLYYLRNLRGKKARIKEIR; the protein is encoded by the coding sequence ATGCACAAATTAATCGAAGATATTACGAAAGAACAACTTCGCTCTGATCTACCATCTTTCCGTCCTGGTGATACAGTACGCGTACACGTTAACATCGTGGAGGGTACTCGTGAACGTGTCCAGGTTTATGAAGGTGTCGTAATCAAACGCCGCGGTGGCGGTATCAGCGAAACATTCACAGTTCGTAAAATTTCTTACGGTGTAGGTGTTGAACGTACATTCCCTGTACACACACCAAAAATCGCTAAACTAGAAGTCATTCGTCGCGGTAAAGTCCGTCGTGCGAAACTTTACTACTTGCGTAACCTACGTGGTAAAAAGGCTCGGATTAAAGAAATTCGATAA
- the lepB gene encoding signal peptidase I, whose amino-acid sequence MEKENSEWREWAKALGIALILVIVIRYFLFAPIVVDGLSMTPTLHNGDRMIVSKFGTPDRFDIVVFHAPERKDYIKRVIGLPGDKIEYKDDTLYINGKAYEEPYLKDSKAALQEGLLTDDFTLDEIIDQETVPDGEIFVMGDNRRYSKDSRHIGTVPLEEVVGITSVVVWPIKDMGMVK is encoded by the coding sequence GTGGAGAAGGAGAATAGTGAGTGGCGGGAATGGGCAAAAGCCTTGGGAATAGCGTTGATACTGGTCATCGTAATTAGGTATTTCCTGTTCGCGCCCATCGTAGTGGACGGCCTTTCAATGACTCCTACACTCCATAATGGAGATCGTATGATCGTCAGCAAGTTCGGCACGCCCGATCGATTCGACATTGTGGTGTTCCATGCACCGGAGCGTAAAGACTATATCAAGCGCGTGATCGGCTTGCCAGGTGATAAAATCGAATACAAAGATGATACCCTATATATAAATGGGAAAGCATATGAGGAACCTTATTTAAAAGATAGTAAAGCTGCGCTCCAAGAAGGGCTCCTGACGGATGATTTCACATTAGACGAGATCATCGATCAAGAGACGGTTCCCGATGGAGAGATTTTCGTGATGGGTGATAACCGCAGATACAGTAAAGACAGCCGGCATATCGGCACAGTGCCCCTTGAAGAGGTGGTCGGCATTACAAGCGTGGTAGTATGGCCGATCAAAGACATGGGCATGGTGAAATAA